In the Purpureocillium takamizusanense chromosome 5, complete sequence genome, one interval contains:
- a CDS encoding uncharacterized protein (EggNog:ENOG503P53P): MLHGTIRILTRHSIRQSQIITCLILELARRTCATEFRPWPEPPALGPRGFARPVQPNIIRYSAYPPKHSIPDAGTPRKPTPNSSHGHHSQVTSSFASSSLYQIIVSSLIYSNNETPHFTRPARRSIMAQPPPTASGADRIRSLTDQDAIFQAFDSYPWSKDKAFLAGLSAILGEPSSSPAPNPQGSPADIATHARVFYYAQRIGVQIDFAQYQRWLADHPDHQPPHVVPPGYLSSQQDSADSAAAGETTTSPASPPPTLSWQQAAPKADLYVDRSAVPASQSAPGGAGEPNYPMGFAEMLKLLQEGKPIPGIRQIPNTLARDPGVKPVGSRAAPKKPWERDEVIAPPDMDLPHSLDTEFPPLESDTPEAQTEAVAS; this comes from the exons ATGCTACATGGTACAATTCGCATTCTCACGCGGCACAGCATCAGGCAATCCCAGATCATTACCTGCTTGATACTAGAGCTTGCACGCAGAACCTGTGCTACAGAATTTAGGCCATGGCCAgaaccgcccgccctcggcccCCGAGGTTTTGcccgtccagtccagccTAACATAATAAGGTACAGTGCCTACCCGCCGAAGCACAGTATCCCAGACGCAGGGACCCCCCGCAAGCCGACCCCCAACTCGTCACAT GGCCATCACAGCCAGGTCACGTCCTCCTTTGCCTCATCTTCTCTTTACCAAATAATCGTATCGAGTCTTATCTACTCGAACAACGAAACCCCCCACTTCACACGAcccgcgcgccgcagcatcatggcccagccgccgcccacggctTCCGGCGCCGACCGCATCCGCTCACTCACAGACCAAGACGCCATCTTCCAGGCCTTTGACTCCTATCCCTGGAGCAAGGATAAGGCCTTCCTG GCCGGCCTCtccgccatcctcggcgagcccAGTTCCTCGCCGGCCCCAAACCCGCAGGGTTCCCCCGCGGACATCGCcacgcacgcccgcgtcTTCTACTACGCCCAGCGCATCGGCGTCCAGATCGACTTCGCCCAGTACCAGCGGTGGCTCGCCGACCACCCCgaccaccagccgccgcacgtCGTGCCCCCAGGGTACCTCTCCTCGCAGCAGGACTCGGCGGATTCCGCCGCAGCgggagagacgacgacgagccccgcgtcgccgcccccgaccCTCTCCtggcagcaggccgcccccAAGGCCGACCTCTACGTCGATCGCAGCGCTGTTCCCGCTTCCCAGTCGGCTCccggcggtgcgggcgagCCAAACTACCCAATGGGCTTTGCCGAGATGCTCAAGCTCCTGCAGGAAGGGAAACCGATTCCGGGGATCAGGCAGATTCCCAACACCCTTGCTAGAGATCCG GGAGTGAAACCCGTCGGCTCACGAGCCGCCCCAAAGAAGCCCTGGGAGAGAGACGAAGTCATCGCTCCCCCAGACATGGACCTTCCCCATTCACTCGACACAGAGTTTCCGCCGCTGGAGAGTGACACTCCGGAGGCCCAAACCGAGGCAGTCGCTTCATGA
- a CDS encoding uncharacterized protein (COG:J~EggNog:ENOG503NWID) yields MSASEPRGPTPQQGGQHAAGLHQEGGISPSGTQASSAFSGGTRDDGSTPSMLRNVAILTSSKLVNQPGPVDDSPGSYPMDKLLAKLTEQQAVLNQQNEALRSAEDDKITRVHARTVEHASSSNSLPITPASDVFPAATPSTRPASAAIEDSRPDTDEVLRLKLQLAQAQNRISKLDQELAKTKSFKAETDPQSFTVPRGMPLVSREPTWAPADDSQSDTSDAMSATALNRNRGIWGPSKGGFPNSNTFQPPASEPSAANWFGGRGYGQPFGESNESYPVMDSFRADRAAPDPVQMMRAPAGRRGGRYDHRLSAPNQYTGGFGAMPGPVNQIDPMATQMPMNAPPGLGPMGMGMYSPYQQQPIGTPLSPHASEFTSKAVWKNEAVPAEGPTYLPATEPLNYRRLLDKNVSANWKYIVDKIVCNNDQQASIFLQQKLKVGSPEQKYEIVEAIVAQAYPLMVNRFGNFLVQRCFEHGTPEQVIKIADAIRGNTLNLSMDPFGCHVVQKAFDSVPEDYKAIMVHELLRRIPETVIHRYACHVWQKLFELRWTETPPQIMKYVNEALRGMWHEVALGETGSLVVQNIFENCLEEDKRPCIEEVLANIDIVAHGQFGNWCIQHICEHGAPPDRSRAIDHVIRYAAEYSTDQFASKVVEKCLKIGGTDFLGRYLDRVCEGRRDRTRIPLIDIASDQYGNYLIQWILNNATPQHREMVAAHIRKHMVSLRGSKFGSRVGMLCTNHAVTTRPGPGVGPGMGSRMGPGPRFGGAYR; encoded by the exons ATGTCGGCCTCCGAGCCTCGAGGCCCGACCCCTCAGCAAGGAGGGCAGCACGCTGCAGGCCTCCACCAGGAGGGCGGCATTTCTCCCTCTGGTACACAAGCCTCTTCAGCGTTCTCAGGAGGC ACGCGTGATGATGGCTCGACCCCTTCTATGCTCAGAAATGTTGCCATCCTGACCAGCTCCAAGTTGGTCAATCAGCCGGGACCAGTG GATGACTCTCCTGGCTCGTATCCAATGGACAAGCTACTCGCCAAGCTCACGGAGCAGCAAGCCGTTCTCAACCAACAGAATGAGGCGTTGAGGTCCGCCGAAGACGATAAAATTACCAGGGTTCATGCAAGGACAGTCGAGcatgcgtcgtcgagcaaCTCGTTGCCCATCACCCCAGCTTCCGATGTCTTTCCCGCGGCTACCCCTAGCACCCGTCCTGCTAGCGCTGCTATTGAGGACTCTCGTCCCGATACCGATGAAGTTCTGAGACTGAAGCTCCAGCTGGCCCAAGCACAGAACCGAATTTCAAAGCTGGACCAGGAGCTGGCCAAAACCAAGTCATTCAAGGCGGAAACCGATCCTCAAAGCTTCACAGTCCCGCGAGGCATGCCATTGGTATCCCGAGAACCAACCTGGGCACCGGCAGACGATTCACAGTCTGATACCAGCGACGCCATGTCCGCCACTGCCCTCAATCGAAACCGCGGCATCTGGGGCCCGTCGAAGGGAGGTTTTCCCAACAGCAACACCTTCCAACCCCCTGCCAGTGAGCCATCCGCTGCAAACTGGTTTGGTGGCCGAGGCTACGGCCAGCCCTTTGGAGAGTCAAACGAATCGTATCCTGTCATGGACAGCTTTCGAGCTGACCGGGCTGCGCCGGACCCGGTGCAGATGATGCGCGCCCCggctggtcgtcgtggtggccgCTACGACCATCGGTTGAGTGCGCCGAATCAATACACAGGTGGCTTCGGAGCGATGCCCGGACCAGTGAACCAGATTGATCCAATGGCTACTCAGATGCCCATGAATGCCCCTCCGGGACTTGGCCCCATGGGAATGGGGATGTATTCACCATATCAGCAGCAACCGATCGGAACGCCCTTGTCCCCCCACGCTTCTGAATTCACCTCGAAAGCGGTCTGGAAAAATGAG GCTGTACCTGCTGAAGGGCCAACTTACCTTCCCGCGACGGAACCTCTGAATTATCGCCGGCTCCTTGATAAAAACGTCAGTGCTAATTGGAAGTATATCGTGGACAAGATAGTCTGCAACAACGATCAGCAGGCATCCATCTTCCTCCAGCAGAAGCTCAAGGTTGGCAGCCCTGAGCAAAAGTACGAGATTGTTGAGGCAATCGTGGCGCAGGCGTACCCCCTCATGGTCAATCGCTTCGGTAACTTCCTGGTTCAACGCTGCTTTGAGCATGGAACTCCGGAGCAGGTGATCAAGATCGCCGATGCCATCCGAGGAAACACTCTGAACCTTTCCATGGACCCCTTTGGGTGCCACGTGGTCCAGAAGGCCTTTGACTCCGTACCCGAAGACTACAAGGCAATCATGGTACATGAGCTTCTCCGCCGCATCCCAGAGACTGTCATCCATCGATATGCTTGCCATGTGTGGCAGAAACTATTTGAGCTCCGTTGGACTGAGACGCCGCCTCAGATCATGAAGTATGTCAACGAAGCCCTGAGGGGCATGTGGCACGAGGTTGCCCTTGGAGAGACGGGCAGCTTGGTTGTCCAGAATATTTTTGAGAATTGCCTCGAAGAGGACAAG CGCCCCTGCATCGAAGAAGTGCTCGCAAACATTGACATCGTCGCCCATGGCCAATTTGGAAACTGGTGCATCCAGCACATCTGCGAGCACGGCGCGCCCCCTGACCGTAGCCGAGCCATCGATCATGTCATACGCTACGCTGCGGAGTACAGCACCGATCAATTCGCTTCAAAGGTGGTCGAGAAGTGCCTCAAGATCGGCGGCACGGACTTTCTCGGCAGATATCTGGACCGGGTGTGCGAAGGCCGCCGCGATCGAACCCGGATCCCTCTGATCGATATCGCAAGCGATCAGTACGGAAACTACCTCATCCAGTGGATTCTCAACAACGCCACCCCACAGCACCGCGAGATGGTGGCTGCCCACATTCGCAAGCACATGGTATCCCTTCGGGGCTCTAAGTTTGGCTCGCGAGTCGGCATGCTGTGCACCAACCATGCGGTGACCACTCGACCTGGACCCGGGGTCGGACCCGGTATGGGCAGCCGCATGGGCCCCGGACCTCGGTTTGGGGGCGCGTATCGTTAA
- a CDS encoding uncharacterized protein (EggNog:ENOG503P53P) translates to MCPGNPPDLRALPLSYRPFGLMPTAAAAAAGLAATMNSHHHHHHHHQHHRHRQSLPTRWLTHPLATLFPFPQAGLSAILGEPSSSPAPNPQGSPADIATHARVFYYAQRIGVQIDFAQYQRWLADHPDHQPPHVVPPGYLSSQQDSADSAAAGETTTSPASPPPTLSWQQAAPKADLYVDRSAVPASQSAPGGAGEPNYPMGFAEMLKLLQEGKPIPGIRQIPNTLARDPGVKPVGSRAAPKKPWERDEVIAPPDMDLPHSLDTEFPPLESDTPEAQTEAVAS, encoded by the exons ATGTGTCCCGGCAATCCTCCAGACTTGCGcgctctccccctctcttACCGTCCGTTTGGACTcatgccgacggcggctgctgctgctgctggtcttGCTGCCACCATGAActctcatcatcatcatcatcatcatcatcaacatcaccgtcaccgtcaatCCCTCCCAACCCGCTGGCTGACACATCCCCTCGCCACCCTCTTCCCCTTCCCACAGGCCGGCCTCtccgccatcctcggcgagcccAGTTCCTCGCCGGCCCCAAACCCGCAGGGTTCCCCCGCGGACATCGCcacgcacgcccgcgtcTTCTACTACGCCCAGCGCATCGGCGTCCAGATCGACTTCGCCCAGTACCAGCGGTGGCTCGCCGACCACCCCgaccaccagccgccgcacgtCGTGCCCCCAGGGTACCTCTCCTCGCAGCAGGACTCGGCGGATTCCGCCGCAGCgggagagacgacgacgagccccgcgtcgccgcccccgaccCTCTCCtggcagcaggccgcccccAAGGCCGACCTCTACGTCGATCGCAGCGCTGTTCCCGCTTCCCAGTCGGCTCccggcggtgcgggcgagCCAAACTACCCAATGGGCTTTGCCGAGATGCTCAAGCTCCTGCAGGAAGGGAAACCGATTCCGGGGATCAGGCAGATTCCCAACACCCTTGCTAGAGATCCG GGAGTGAAACCCGTCGGCTCACGAGCCGCCCCAAAGAAGCCCTGGGAGAGAGACGAAGTCATCGCTCCCCCAGACATGGACCTTCCCCATTCACTCGACACAGAGTTTCCGCCGCTGGAGAGTGACACTCCGGAGGCCCAAACCGAGGCAGTCGCTTCATGA
- a CDS encoding uncharacterized protein (EggNog:ENOG503P53P) produces MAQPPPTASGADRIRSLTDQDAIFQAFDSYPWSKDKAFLAGLSAILGEPSSSPAPNPQGSPADIATHARVFYYAQRIGVQIDFAQYQRWLADHPDHQPPHVVPPGYLSSQQDSADSAAAGETTTSPASPPPTLSWQQAAPKADLYVDRSAVPASQSAPGGAGEPNYPMGFAEMLKLLQEGKPIPGIRQIPNTLARDPGVKPVGSRAAPKKPWERDEVIAPPDMDLPHSLDTEFPPLESDTPEAQTEAVAS; encoded by the exons atggcccagccgccgcccacggctTCCGGCGCCGACCGCATCCGCTCACTCACAGACCAAGACGCCATCTTCCAGGCCTTTGACTCCTATCCCTGGAGCAAGGATAAGGCCTTCCTG GCCGGCCTCtccgccatcctcggcgagcccAGTTCCTCGCCGGCCCCAAACCCGCAGGGTTCCCCCGCGGACATCGCcacgcacgcccgcgtcTTCTACTACGCCCAGCGCATCGGCGTCCAGATCGACTTCGCCCAGTACCAGCGGTGGCTCGCCGACCACCCCgaccaccagccgccgcacgtCGTGCCCCCAGGGTACCTCTCCTCGCAGCAGGACTCGGCGGATTCCGCCGCAGCgggagagacgacgacgagccccgcgtcgccgcccccgaccCTCTCCtggcagcaggccgcccccAAGGCCGACCTCTACGTCGATCGCAGCGCTGTTCCCGCTTCCCAGTCGGCTCccggcggtgcgggcgagCCAAACTACCCAATGGGCTTTGCCGAGATGCTCAAGCTCCTGCAGGAAGGGAAACCGATTCCGGGGATCAGGCAGATTCCCAACACCCTTGCTAGAGATCCG GGAGTGAAACCCGTCGGCTCACGAGCCGCCCCAAAGAAGCCCTGGGAGAGAGACGAAGTCATCGCTCCCCCAGACATGGACCTTCCCCATTCACTCGACACAGAGTTTCCGCCGCTGGAGAGTGACACTCCGGAGGCCCAAACCGAGGCAGTCGCTTCATGA
- the PTC5 gene encoding [Pyruvate dehydrogenase (acetyl-transferring)]-phosphatase (TransMembrane:1 (i62-80o)~COG:T~EggNog:ENOG503NXCM), translated as MHRAAVRAFRTTSTYLSVVRNLSRTASRTPRRALFSSASHLAQRQQPSANEPLRSSMYFRRLPVALVSSLVVGYGAWYSYNSSSVPGGQAARSFTSKQGAGAGAGDAVPTRTVLVVGADELRQGTIVGEGPILKPTSDDGRRIVEMLTPDQATQKLRRLEQSFSVNRGEGVTRYDLVQLPSNDPIEDDHAEKIVEVPSRAAGAEASSDWMFWGVFDGHSGWTTSATLRESLISYVARELNQTYKTSDSSLPTSEAIELAIKTGFNRLDHEIVHKSVEKVFKASSKAVAAELLQPALSGSCALLSFYDSRSKLLRVACTGDSRAVLGRRSDSGKWTATALSEDQTGNTPSEVARMRKEHPGEDNVVRNGRVLGGLEPTRAFGDAVYKWSRDVAGKLRQSFFGRSPSPLLKTPPYVTAEPVITTTKIEPENGDFVVLATDGLWEMLTNDEVVGLVGKWIESQAAGSSSSQFENAWAKIFGSANKPLPIEQGKGDGSDGQRTPIRVQQWGINPDAKDRFTVQDKNVATHLVRNALGGNNDEQVRALLTLPSPFSRRYRDDLTVQVIFFGKGEKTGEVTVNLDATAQPDEPKAKL; from the exons ATGCATCGCGCAGCTGTCAGAGCGTTCCGCACCACGTCGACATACCTCAGCGTCGTCCGCAACCTCTCTCGGACCGCCTCGCGAACCCCGCGCCGAGCCCTTTTCTCCTCCGCGAGCCACCTAGCCCAACGCCAGCAACCCAGCGCCAATGAGCCTCTGAGGTCCTCCATGTACTTTCGCCGCTtgcccgtcgccctcgtctctagcctcgtcgtcggctacGGCGCCTGGTACTCGTACAATTCGTCGAGTGTCCCGGGCGGTCAGGCCGCGCGGAGCTTCACCTCGAAGCAGGGCGCCggtgctggggctggggATGCCGTACCGACGCGCACCGTCCTAGTCGTCGGTGCAGACGAGCTCAGGCAGGGAACTATCGTGGGCGAGGGCCCCATCTTGAAGCCGACGTCGGACGATGGTCGCAGGATCGTCGAGATGTTGACCCCCGACCAGGCCACGCAGAAACTGCGTCGCTTGGAGCAGTCATTTTCGGTGAAccgtggcgagggcgtcacGAGGTATGATTTGGTCCAACTGCCTAGCAACGACCCCATCGAGGACGACCACGCGGAGAAGATTGTCGAGGTCCCTAgtcgcgcagcaggagcCGAGGCAAGCAGCGATTGGATGTTCTGGGGCGTTTTCGACGGCCACTC AGGGTGGACGACGTCTGCGACGCTTCGAGAGAGCCTCATTAGCTACGTTGCCAGGGAGCTCAACCAAACATACAAGACCTCAGATTCCAGTCTGCCGACGTCGGAAGCTATCGAGCTGGCTATCAAGACCGGCTTTAACCGCTTGGACCACGAGATAGTTCACAAGAGCGTTGAGAAGGTCTTCAAGGCAAGCTCCAaggctgtcgccgccgagttgCTGCAGCCGGCGCTGTCTGGTTCTTGTGCCTTGTTATCCTTCTACGACAGTAGAAGCAAGCTACTACGCGTTGCCTGTACCGGTGACTCCCGCGCAGTTCTGGGCCGGCGGTCGGACTCGGGCAAatggacggcgacggcgctaTCAGAGGACCAGACTGGCAATACCCCAAGCGAGGTAGCACGCATGCGCAAGGAACACCCCGGAGAAGACAACGTGGTCCGCAATGGCCGAGTTCTGGGCGGCTTGGAGCCGACTCGCGCATTTGGTGATGCAGTCTACAAATGGAGCCGCGACGTTGCTGGGAAGTTGCGCCAGAGCTTTTTTGGTCGTAGCCCATCTCCTTTGCTCAAGACGCCGCCATACGTCACAGCCGAGCCCGTCATCACTACGACGAAAATTGAGCCGGAGAACGGAGACTTCGTTGTGCTCGCCACCGACGGTCTCTGGGAGATGTTGACCAACGATGAAGTtgttggcctcgtcgggAAGTGGATCGAATCCCAGGCGGCTGGCTCGTCCAGCTCGCAGTTCGAGAACGCTTGGGCAAAAATATTTGGCTCCGCCAACAAGCCGCTTCCCATCGAGCAAGGCAAGGGTGACGGGTCAGACGGCCAGCGGACACCCATCCGCGTGCAGCAGTGGGGGATCAACCCGGATGCAAAGGATCGCTTCACCGTCCAGGACAAAAACGTCGCGACGCATCTTGTGCGCAACGCACTGGGCGGAAACAATGACGAGCAAGTGCGGGCGCTCCTCACCCTCCCCTCGCCCTTTTCGAGGAGATATCG GGACGATTTGACCGTGCAAGTCATCTTTTTCGGCAAGGGCGAGAAGACAGGCGAGGTGACGGtcaacctcgacgccacgGCCCAGCCGGACGAGCCCAAGGCGAAGCTCTAG